DNA sequence from the Thermodesulfobacteriota bacterium genome:
ATCCACCTTGAATGAACCGGCGCTTCTTAAAATGTTTCCGAAATTTTGAGGATCGTAGATTCCATCGAAGGCGAATATGAGCGGACTCTCTCTATTTCTTATAAGTTCTAGGAACTTTTCTGGTTCCAAGTATTCGCAAGGTTCAACCTCAAGGAAGAAGTGGACTCCCTTAGACTTTATTTTGGCCTTTATCGCCGCCTCAGGCACTAGTTTAAATTGGACCCCCTTCATTTTTGCCAGTTCGATAAATTTACTGGCTAAGTAAGCCTTCTCCTTCTCCACGTAAAGCCTTCTTGCTGAGGACGGCCTTTGCTCTAAGATGCGCCTTATATCGTCTTTATCGATAAGATAGGGCATTCTCTATAGATTTGGCTATCTTTCTTAGCTCTGCGTGTGGGTCATCCTTTGTAAGAATCGTTCTTCCAATAACTATGTAAGTTGCACCCCTAAGTATGGCTTCGGTTGGCGTAATAACCCTTTTTTGATCATCGATTTTTTCGTCGATTCTTATGCCCGGTGTGACAATTATGAATTCCTCGCCACAGAGTTTCCTAACTTTCTCGATGTCTTCTCCTCCTGCTACGACTCCGTCCATTCCAGCTTTTTTTGCAAGAACCGAAAGGTTTTGTGTAAGCTCGGAGACCTTGATCTTTAGACCCATCTCTTCCAGAACACCTTGATCCACACTTGTAAGAACCGTCACAGCGAGAATCTTCGGTCTTTTAATCCCCAGTTCTTTTGCTGCGTTGTGAACAGCGTTCTTTGCCTCTTCCATCATCTTTAAGCCGCCCAAAGCGTGTAAGTTCAACATGTCGACCCCTAGTTTTACTGCTTCCACGGAGGCTTTTGCGACAGTGTTTGGAATATCGTGATATTTGAGATCAAGGAAAACCTTTGCATCTTTCATTTTTATGAAGTCTATTATTTTGGGACCACAATGGGTAAATAGCTGTTTTCCCACCTTGAACATACCAACTTCGTCTTTGAAGGAAAGGACAAGTTTTTGGGCTTCCTGGAATCTTTCCACGTCAAGGGCAAGTATTATCCGTTCTTTTGGAAGCATACACCTATGATTTACTGCTTTTTTTTGGCCCTGTAAAGAGATGAAGCCTTATATATCGAGCCCGCAAATGGCGCCATAAGCCTTGCTTAAGTTCTTTACCTCTCTCATCTCTGTCACTATATCAGCCATCTTTATTAACTCTTTAGGTGCGTCCTTCCCAGTTATTATCACGTGGAGCTTTTCATCTTTTTCAACGAGAAAATTGTGAACTTTCTCAAAGGGTAGAAGCTTTAGATTCAGAACAACGTTCAGTTCGTCGAGGATCAAAAGATCGTAATTACCCTTTTTGAGCTCCTCTT
Encoded proteins:
- the pyrF gene encoding orotidine-5'-phosphate decarboxylase, with the protein product MLPKERIILALDVERFQEAQKLVLSFKDEVGMFKVGKQLFTHCGPKIIDFIKMKDAKVFLDLKYHDIPNTVAKASVEAVKLGVDMLNLHALGGLKMMEEAKNAVHNAAKELGIKRPKILAVTVLTSVDQGVLEEMGLKIKVSELTQNLSVLAKKAGMDGVVAGGEDIEKVRKLCGEEFIIVTPGIRIDEKIDDQKRVITPTEAILRGATYIVIGRTILTKDDPHAELRKIAKSIENALSYR